One Melanotaenia boesemani isolate fMelBoe1 chromosome 8, fMelBoe1.pri, whole genome shotgun sequence DNA segment encodes these proteins:
- the sugt1 gene encoding protein SGT1 homolog isoform X2, whose translation MAAERSFPDSFIDEDPQKALEALNEVLQGDADNAEWFCQRAYAHILLKNYSCAVDDAKKAQQLKPSLSQAFMRTGIAEYHLKHYESAQEAFTQGHELDVSDKSFEVWIKRCQEMMEDQTKCSSVNLTPAAPPVKHDWYQTDSQVIVTVMTKNVPKDGVCVSFMEKELSAKIKLETGDSYNFDLHLLHPIVPQQSNFKILTTKVEIKMKKKDAIRWEKLEGEGQESNIKHFNPNQYPTSSHCTHKWDKMVLDLNEEEKNENMEGDAALNKLFQQIYSDGSDEVKRAMNKSFMESGGTVLSTNWRDVGKRKVDVKPPDDVEYKKY comes from the exons ATGGCAGCCGAACG CAGCTTCCCTGATAGCTTCATTGACGAAGATCCACAGAAAGCTCTAGAG GCACTTAATGAGGTCTTGCAAGGAGATGCTGATAATGCCGAGTGGTTCTGTCAACGTGCCTATGCCCACATACTTCTCAAAAACTACAGCT gTGCTGTTGATGATGCCAAGAAAGCACAACAGCTAAAACCCAGCCTCTCTCAAGCATTCATGCGAACAGG GATAGCAGAGTACCACCTAAAACACTATGAGTCAGCGCAGGAAGCCTTCACTCAGGGACATGAACTGGATG tttCTGACAAGTCATTTGAGGTCTGGATCAAGAGGTGCCAAGAGATGATGGAGG ATCAGACTAAATGCAGCAGCGTCAACTTG ACACCAGCAGCTCCACCTGTGAA gcaTGACTGGTACCAAACAGACTCTCAAGTCATTGTCACAGTTATGACAAAAAATGTTCCCAAGGACGGTGTGTGTGTCAGCTTCATGGAAAAAGag CTTTCTGCAAAGATCAAGCTGGAAACGGGTGACAGCTACAACTTCGACCTCCACCTCCTGCACCCCATTGTCCCCCAACAAAGCAACTTCAAGATCCTCACCACCAAG GTGGAAAtcaagatgaagaagaaagatgCCATTAGATGGGAGAAGCTGGAGGGAGAAGGACAGGAGTCCAACATCAAACACTTCAACCCGA accagtACCCTACTTCATCCCACTGCACCCACAAATGGGACAAGATGGTGTTGGACTTAAACGAGGAGGAGAAGAACGAGAACATGGAGGGAGACGCAGCGCTCAACAAGCTCTTCCAACAGATCTACTCGGACGGCTCAGACGAGGTCAAACGAGCCATGAACAAATCCTTT ATGGAGTCGGGTGGTACGGTCCTGAGCACCAACTGGAGAGATGTGGGCAAGAGAAAGGTGGATGTGAAGCCACCAGATGATGTAGAGTACAAGAAATACTGA
- the sugt1 gene encoding protein SGT1 homolog isoform X3 encodes MAAERFPDSFIDEDPQKALEALNEVLQGDADNAEWFCQRAYAHILLKNYSCAVDDAKKAQQLKPSLSQAFMRTGIAEYHLKHYESAQEAFTQGHELDVSDKSFEVWIKRCQEMMEDQTKCSSVNLQTPAAPPVKHDWYQTDSQVIVTVMTKNVPKDGVCVSFMEKELSAKIKLETGDSYNFDLHLLHPIVPQQSNFKILTTKVEIKMKKKDAIRWEKLEGEGQESNIKHFNPNQYPTSSHCTHKWDKMVLDLNEEEKNENMEGDAALNKLFQQIYSDGSDEVKRAMNKSFMESGGTVLSTNWRDVGKRKVDVKPPDDVEYKKY; translated from the exons ATGGCAGCCGAACG CTTCCCTGATAGCTTCATTGACGAAGATCCACAGAAAGCTCTAGAG GCACTTAATGAGGTCTTGCAAGGAGATGCTGATAATGCCGAGTGGTTCTGTCAACGTGCCTATGCCCACATACTTCTCAAAAACTACAGCT gTGCTGTTGATGATGCCAAGAAAGCACAACAGCTAAAACCCAGCCTCTCTCAAGCATTCATGCGAACAGG GATAGCAGAGTACCACCTAAAACACTATGAGTCAGCGCAGGAAGCCTTCACTCAGGGACATGAACTGGATG tttCTGACAAGTCATTTGAGGTCTGGATCAAGAGGTGCCAAGAGATGATGGAGG ATCAGACTAAATGCAGCAGCGTCAACTTG CAGACACCAGCAGCTCCACCTGTGAA gcaTGACTGGTACCAAACAGACTCTCAAGTCATTGTCACAGTTATGACAAAAAATGTTCCCAAGGACGGTGTGTGTGTCAGCTTCATGGAAAAAGag CTTTCTGCAAAGATCAAGCTGGAAACGGGTGACAGCTACAACTTCGACCTCCACCTCCTGCACCCCATTGTCCCCCAACAAAGCAACTTCAAGATCCTCACCACCAAG GTGGAAAtcaagatgaagaagaaagatgCCATTAGATGGGAGAAGCTGGAGGGAGAAGGACAGGAGTCCAACATCAAACACTTCAACCCGA accagtACCCTACTTCATCCCACTGCACCCACAAATGGGACAAGATGGTGTTGGACTTAAACGAGGAGGAGAAGAACGAGAACATGGAGGGAGACGCAGCGCTCAACAAGCTCTTCCAACAGATCTACTCGGACGGCTCAGACGAGGTCAAACGAGCCATGAACAAATCCTTT ATGGAGTCGGGTGGTACGGTCCTGAGCACCAACTGGAGAGATGTGGGCAAGAGAAAGGTGGATGTGAAGCCACCAGATGATGTAGAGTACAAGAAATACTGA
- the sugt1 gene encoding protein SGT1 homolog isoform X1, translating into MAAERSFPDSFIDEDPQKALEALNEVLQGDADNAEWFCQRAYAHILLKNYSCAVDDAKKAQQLKPSLSQAFMRTGIAEYHLKHYESAQEAFTQGHELDVSDKSFEVWIKRCQEMMEDQTKCSSVNLQTPAAPPVKHDWYQTDSQVIVTVMTKNVPKDGVCVSFMEKELSAKIKLETGDSYNFDLHLLHPIVPQQSNFKILTTKVEIKMKKKDAIRWEKLEGEGQESNIKHFNPNQYPTSSHCTHKWDKMVLDLNEEEKNENMEGDAALNKLFQQIYSDGSDEVKRAMNKSFMESGGTVLSTNWRDVGKRKVDVKPPDDVEYKKY; encoded by the exons ATGGCAGCCGAACG CAGCTTCCCTGATAGCTTCATTGACGAAGATCCACAGAAAGCTCTAGAG GCACTTAATGAGGTCTTGCAAGGAGATGCTGATAATGCCGAGTGGTTCTGTCAACGTGCCTATGCCCACATACTTCTCAAAAACTACAGCT gTGCTGTTGATGATGCCAAGAAAGCACAACAGCTAAAACCCAGCCTCTCTCAAGCATTCATGCGAACAGG GATAGCAGAGTACCACCTAAAACACTATGAGTCAGCGCAGGAAGCCTTCACTCAGGGACATGAACTGGATG tttCTGACAAGTCATTTGAGGTCTGGATCAAGAGGTGCCAAGAGATGATGGAGG ATCAGACTAAATGCAGCAGCGTCAACTTG CAGACACCAGCAGCTCCACCTGTGAA gcaTGACTGGTACCAAACAGACTCTCAAGTCATTGTCACAGTTATGACAAAAAATGTTCCCAAGGACGGTGTGTGTGTCAGCTTCATGGAAAAAGag CTTTCTGCAAAGATCAAGCTGGAAACGGGTGACAGCTACAACTTCGACCTCCACCTCCTGCACCCCATTGTCCCCCAACAAAGCAACTTCAAGATCCTCACCACCAAG GTGGAAAtcaagatgaagaagaaagatgCCATTAGATGGGAGAAGCTGGAGGGAGAAGGACAGGAGTCCAACATCAAACACTTCAACCCGA accagtACCCTACTTCATCCCACTGCACCCACAAATGGGACAAGATGGTGTTGGACTTAAACGAGGAGGAGAAGAACGAGAACATGGAGGGAGACGCAGCGCTCAACAAGCTCTTCCAACAGATCTACTCGGACGGCTCAGACGAGGTCAAACGAGCCATGAACAAATCCTTT ATGGAGTCGGGTGGTACGGTCCTGAGCACCAACTGGAGAGATGTGGGCAAGAGAAAGGTGGATGTGAAGCCACCAGATGATGTAGAGTACAAGAAATACTGA